One part of the Pogoniulus pusillus isolate bPogPus1 chromosome 34, bPogPus1.pri, whole genome shotgun sequence genome encodes these proteins:
- the ATP6V1H gene encoding V-type proton ATPase subunit H, with protein sequence MDIRGAVDAAVPTNIIAAKAAEVRANKVNWQSYLQGQMISGEDCEFIQKFEQKRNPEEKQELLQTEGNQCAKTFINLMTHISKEQTVQYILTMVDDMLQENHQRVSIFFDYAKRGKNTAWSYFLPMLNRQDLFTVHMAARIIAKLAAWGKELMEGSDLNYYFNWIKTQLSSQKLRGSVEAGAVSTSDSSQYVQCVAGCLQLMLRVNEYRFAWVEADGVNCIMGVLSNKCGFQLQYQMIFCVWLLAFSPQMCEYLRRYNIVPVLSDILQESVKEKVTRIILAAFRNLLEKSTERETRQEYALAMIQCKVLKQLENLDQQKYDDEDISEDIKFLLDKLGESVQDLSSFDEYSSELKSGRLEWSPVHKSEKFWRENAVRLNEKNYELLKILTKLLEVSDDPQVLAVAAHDVGEYVRHYPRGKRVIEQLGGKQLVMNHMHHEDQQVRYNALLAVQKLMVHNWEYLGKQLQSEQPQTATARS encoded by the exons ATGGATATCAGAGGTGCTGTAGATGCTGCTGTCCCAACAAACATCATTGCTGCCAAAGCTGCTGAAGTTCGGGCAAACAAAGTAAATTGGCAGTCATATCTTCA AGGGCAGATGATTTCAGGTGAAGACTGTGAGTTTATTCAAAAATTTgaacagaaaagaaacccaGAAGAAAAACAGGAGTTGTTGCAAACAGAAGGCAATCAA TGTGCTAAAACATTTATCAACTTGATGACTCATATCTCCAAGGAACAGACAGTTCAGTACATTCTGACAATGGTTGATGATATGCTGCAA GAGAACCACCAGCGTGTTTCTATCTTCTTTGATTATGCAAAACGTGGTAAAAACACTGCATGGTCCTACTTCCTGCCCATGCTCAATCGACAGGATCTCTTCACAGTGCATATG GCAGCAAGAATTATTGCCAAACTGGCTGCTTGGGGGAAGGAGCTTATGGAAGGCAGCGACTTGAATTACTATTTCAACTGGATTAAAactcagctcagctcacag AAACTGCGTGGTTCCGTGGAAGCAGGAGCAGTCTCCACGAGTGAT AGTTCCCAGTATGTACAAtgtgttgctggatgcctgcagCTGATGCTCAGGGTCAATGAATATCGCTTTGCGTGGGTAGAAGCAGATGGAGTGAATTG TATCATGGGAGTCTTGAGCAACAAATGTGGCTTCCAGCTCCAGTATCAGATGATTttctgtgtgtggctgctggctTTCAGCCCTCAAATGTGTGAATATCTCCGTCGGTATAATATCGTCCCTGTGCTGTCAGATATCCTTCAGGAGTCTGTCAAAGAGAAAGTGACAAGGATCATCCTGGCAGCATTTCGG AATTTGTTAGAGAAGTCTACTGAGAGAGAAACTCGCCAAGAATATGCACTTGCCATGATTCAGTGCAAAGTATTAAAGCAGCTGGAGAATTTGGATCAGCAGAAATACGATGATGAAGACATAAGCGAAGACATCAAATTTCTACTGGACAAGCTTGGTGAGAGCGTGCAGGATCTTAG CTCCTTCGATGAGTACAGTTCTGAGCTCAAGTCAGGAAGGCTGGAGTGGAGTCCTGTACACAAGTCTGAGAAGTTCTGGCGGGAGAATGCTGTGAGACTGAATGAGAAGAATTATGAACTGCTCAA AATCCTGACAAAGCTTCTGGAGGTTTCTGATGACCCTCAAGTGCTGGCTGTAGCTGCTCATGACGTGGGAGAATATGTGCGACACTATCCTCGTGGGAAACG AGTGATTGAACAACTTGGTGGGAAACAGCTGGTAATGAACCACATGCATCATGAAGACCAACAAGTTCGGTACAACGCTCTGCTGGCCGTGCAGAAGCTGATGGTTCACAACTG GGAATAccttgggaagcagctgcaatCAGAACAACCTCAAACAGCCACCGCACGGAGCTAA